A single region of the Bacteroidota bacterium genome encodes:
- a CDS encoding AAA family ATPase: protein MEYPDNSNIQFRLAAELVNYTGQHIFLTGKAGSGKTTFLRFIKNTITKNCAVVAPTGVAAINAGGVTMHSFFQLPFEVFIPVNAPFSGHLNVTYKHNLFSKVQLNKQKREVMEELELLIIDEVSMLRCDKLDCIDAILRGVRKKNIPFGGVQILFIGDMYQLPPVAPDNEWLILKEHYDSPFFFDAHVFKTTPVVYVELKKIYRQKEQQFIDLLNNVRNNTMSDVDFELLQTRYEPGFRPPADENYITIASHNYKADKINTEELAKLTTPAVTFQGIIEGEFSDKSLPADMQLVVKEGAQIMFIKNDTGEERKYYNGKIAVIKSIHKDTITVTMRDEGVDFELKKETWQNIRYQFNKDKNAIVEDIIGKYTQYPIRLAWAITIHKSQGLTFDKVVIDAGQSFAAGQVYVALSRCTTLDGMVLLSRIFGTAIGTDPRIIAFAEKEMQEDRLEHIISTEKVRYQQKKLFDAFNWDKPVKLLEAFAEFVPDRTLENKRGAILLTTRLLQAIYEQREVAEKFREKLPALIADYDINKSNELYERVTKAVDWFGDTMQQRIFAPLVDHLHEINGQGKIKKYYEYVLDLISTLEMHLKNIFEVRYGEINLYRGVNTFKQYVPNLPTKTAGKIKAPKGSTFAESLHLYQEGLSVDEIALARSLSYGTILKHLLQFVETGETTIEGIIPSEKINKIKAIARELDTTDLTLVRGALGKGFDYAEVKIVLGMMMDEV from the coding sequence ATGGAGTATCCTGACAATTCCAATATACAATTTCGTTTAGCTGCCGAATTGGTTAATTATACCGGTCAGCATATCTTTTTAACGGGCAAGGCAGGCAGTGGTAAAACCACATTTTTGCGTTTCATTAAAAATACCATTACAAAAAATTGTGCTGTTGTAGCGCCAACCGGTGTTGCGGCAATTAATGCAGGTGGTGTTACTATGCACTCGTTTTTCCAATTGCCATTTGAAGTATTTATTCCTGTAAATGCACCTTTTAGCGGACATTTAAATGTTACCTATAAACATAATTTATTCAGCAAAGTGCAACTCAATAAACAAAAGCGCGAGGTAATGGAAGAACTCGAACTTTTAATTATTGATGAAGTAAGTATGTTGCGCTGCGATAAATTAGATTGTATAGATGCTATTTTACGTGGGGTGCGCAAAAAAAATATTCCTTTTGGGGGTGTACAGATATTATTTATCGGCGATATGTACCAACTGCCTCCCGTAGCACCGGATAACGAATGGTTAATTTTGAAGGAACATTATGACAGTCCGTTTTTTTTCGATGCACATGTATTTAAAACCACACCGGTAGTATACGTTGAGTTAAAAAAAATATACCGACAAAAAGAGCAACAATTTATTGATTTATTAAATAATGTTCGAAATAATACCATGTCGGATGTAGATTTTGAATTACTGCAAACCCGATACGAACCGGGCTTCAGGCCACCGGCGGATGAAAATTATATTACCATTGCCTCACATAATTATAAAGCAGATAAAATTAATACTGAAGAGCTGGCAAAGTTAACTACGCCTGCTGTTACTTTTCAGGGAATTATTGAAGGTGAATTTTCTGATAAATCGCTGCCGGCCGACATGCAGTTAGTAGTTAAGGAAGGTGCACAAATTATGTTTATTAAAAATGATACAGGAGAAGAACGAAAATATTATAATGGAAAAATTGCTGTAATAAAAAGTATTCATAAAGATACCATCACCGTTACCATGCGCGATGAAGGTGTAGATTTTGAATTAAAAAAAGAAACCTGGCAAAATATCCGTTATCAGTTTAATAAAGATAAAAATGCAATAGTTGAAGATATTATTGGGAAATATACCCAATATCCCATCCGACTGGCATGGGCAATAACCATTCATAAAAGTCAGGGATTAACTTTTGACAAAGTGGTAATAGATGCTGGTCAGTCGTTTGCTGCGGGGCAGGTGTATGTTGCGTTGAGCAGATGTACAACATTAGATGGTATGGTATTATTATCACGCATTTTTGGTACTGCTATCGGCACCGACCCGCGTATAATTGCTTTTGCCGAAAAGGAGATGCAGGAAGACCGGTTAGAACATATTATTTCAACCGAAAAAGTACGTTATCAGCAAAAAAAATTGTTTGATGCATTTAATTGGGACAAACCGGTAAAATTACTGGAAGCTTTTGCCGAATTTGTACCTGACCGCACACTCGAAAATAAACGTGGCGCCATATTATTAACTACCCGTTTGCTTCAGGCTATTTATGAGCAACGTGAGGTTGCAGAAAAATTTAGAGAAAAATTACCCGCATTGATTGCAGATTACGACATTAATAAATCAAATGAATTATATGAACGTGTAACCAAGGCTGTCGACTGGTTTGGTGATACCATGCAGCAACGCATATTTGCGCCTTTGGTTGATCATTTGCATGAAATAAACGGACAGGGAAAAATCAAAAAATATTATGAATATGTGTTGGATTTAATTTCCACTTTAGAGATGCATCTTAAAAATATTTTTGAAGTGCGTTATGGAGAAATAAATTTATACAGAGGCGTTAATACCTTTAAACAATATGTTCCAAATCTGCCAACCAAAACAGCAGGCAAAATTAAGGCCCCAAAGGGCAGTACTTTTGCAGAAAGTTTACATCTGTATCAGGAAGGCTTATCAGTAGATGAAATTGCGCTTGCAAGAAGTTTGTCATACGGCACTATTTTAAAACATTTATTACAATTTGTTGAAACCGGTGAAACTACTATCGAAGGAATAATACCATCTGAAAAAATAAATAAAATAAAAGCAATAGCACGCGAACTCGACACTACCGATTTAACACTTGTGCGCGGCGCATTGGGCAAGGGTTTTGATTATGCAGAAGTCAAAATTGTTTTGGGCATGATGATGGATGAGGTGTAA
- a CDS encoding diheme cytochrome c-553 → MRKTTYYLFSVALTIATIYGCSVKTEHKSTTDETTPAEDPVKRGAFLVGVGGCNDCHTPKMMTDKGPAFDMSKMLSGHQAAIALPTYDKAVLTDWVLMHPQLTAAVGPWGTSYAANLTPSESGLGAWTEENFLKAMKEGKHLGMDNQRPIMPPMPWQGLSMWPDEDLKAVYAYLKTIPPIDNVVPAYQPPGM, encoded by the coding sequence ATGAGAAAAACAACCTATTACCTGTTTTCTGTTGCACTCACAATTGCAACAATTTACGGCTGTTCTGTAAAAACGGAACACAAATCCACAACCGATGAAACCACACCTGCAGAAGATCCCGTTAAACGCGGAGCATTTTTAGTTGGGGTTGGGGGATGTAACGACTGCCATACTCCAAAAATGATGACCGACAAAGGGCCTGCATTTGATATGAGCAAAATGTTGTCGGGACATCAGGCTGCGATTGCACTTCCTACTTACGACAAAGCAGTATTAACTGATTGGGTGTTGATGCATCCGCAATTAACTGCTGCTGTTGGACCTTGGGGCACAAGTTATGCCGCCAACCTTACGCCAAGCGAAAGTGGTTTAGGTGCATGGACTGAAGAAAACTTTTTAAAAGCAATGAAAGAAGGCAAACATTTAGGTATGGATAATCAACGTCCAATTATGCCTCCAATGCCTTGGCAGGGTTTAAGCATGTGGCCGGATGAAGATTTAAAAGCCGTTTATGCTTACCTAAAAACAATTCCACCAATCGATAACGTAGTTCCGGCATATCAGCCACCGGGCATGTAA
- a CDS encoding SDR family oxidoreductase, producing MNISLNNYNAIVCGSTQGIGKACAMELATLGAEVILVARNENKLQQAIAELPAQNGQHHQYIVADFADPNNVKNQVHTFLQQYTKTIHILINNTGGPAAGKVSEATEDQFLSAFNAHLICNHIMAMAVIPEMKTAGYGRIINIISTSVKAPLPNLGVSNTVRAAVANWSKTLANELGGFNITVNNVLPGATKTERLTGIISNNAAKTQSTEDAIAQKMLAEIPMKRFGEASEIANAVAFLASPAAAYINGINLPVDGGRTANL from the coding sequence ATGAATATCAGTCTGAACAATTACAACGCAATAGTTTGCGGCAGCACGCAGGGAATAGGTAAAGCCTGTGCTATGGAATTAGCCACCCTTGGCGCTGAAGTAATTCTTGTTGCACGCAACGAAAATAAATTGCAACAGGCAATAGCTGAACTACCTGCACAAAACGGTCAGCACCACCAATACATCGTCGCCGATTTTGCTGATCCCAACAACGTAAAAAATCAGGTGCACACATTTTTACAGCAATACACCAAAACCATACATATTCTCATCAATAATACCGGCGGACCGGCAGCGGGAAAAGTGAGTGAAGCAACGGAGGACCAGTTTCTTTCCGCTTTTAATGCACATCTCATCTGCAACCATATTATGGCAATGGCGGTAATACCTGAAATGAAAACAGCCGGTTACGGTCGTATCATAAATATCATCAGCACATCCGTAAAAGCACCATTACCTAATCTCGGCGTATCAAATACCGTTAGGGCTGCCGTGGCTAATTGGAGTAAAACCTTGGCAAATGAATTGGGTGGATTTAACATTACTGTAAACAATGTATTACCGGGAGCCACCAAAACTGAACGCTTAACCGGCATCATCAGCAACAATGCCGCTAAAACCCAAAGCACTGAAGATGCTATTGCACAAAAAATGCTAGCCGAAATTCCGATGAAACGATTTGGGGAGGCAAGTGAAATTGCCAATGCCGTAGCTTTTTTAGCATCACCGGCAGCAGCTTATATCAATGGTATCAATTTACCTGTAGATGGGGGCAGAACGGCTAATTTATAG
- a CDS encoding amidohydrolase — protein MLKIDIHTHIIPDKLPKWSEKFLDNRYIHLDHHCPGCARMMQGDKFFREIQSNCWDGEVRIHDCDATEVDVQVLSAIPVMFHYWEKNAQYALETSRFQNDFIAEVVSRHPKRFIGLGTVPLQDPELSIQEMTRCVKELGLAGIEIGSHVNDWNLNAEELFPFFKAAADLNAAIFVHPWDMMGKDKMNKYWLPWLVGMPAETSLAICSMIFGGIFEKLPHLKVAFAHGGGSFPSTIGRIEHGFNVRPDLVAVDNQVNPRNYLDKFYLDTLVHDEMMMQYLLKLFGPNQLALGSDYPFPLGEHHPGKLIESLGLDNSIQERLLNGTALEWLGVKKEQFI, from the coding sequence ATGCTTAAAATCGACATCCACACCCATATCATCCCTGATAAACTCCCGAAGTGGAGTGAGAAGTTTTTGGATAACAGATATATTCATCTTGATCATCATTGTCCGGGATGTGCGCGGATGATGCAGGGGGATAAGTTTTTTAGAGAAATTCAATCCAATTGTTGGGATGGCGAAGTGCGTATTCACGATTGTGATGCCACGGAAGTTGATGTGCAGGTATTAAGTGCCATTCCGGTAATGTTTCATTACTGGGAAAAAAACGCACAATATGCCTTGGAGACTTCCCGCTTCCAAAATGATTTTATTGCAGAAGTTGTTTCGCGACATCCAAAACGATTTATTGGTTTAGGAACAGTTCCACTCCAAGACCCTGAATTAAGTATTCAGGAAATGACGCGTTGCGTAAAAGAATTAGGATTGGCTGGAATAGAAATTGGTTCGCACGTAAACGATTGGAATTTAAATGCGGAAGAATTATTTCCGTTTTTTAAAGCAGCTGCCGATTTAAACGCCGCCATATTTGTCCACCCATGGGATATGATGGGAAAAGATAAAATGAATAAATACTGGCTGCCCTGGCTGGTGGGTATGCCGGCTGAAACATCACTGGCTATTTGTTCGATGATATTCGGTGGTATTTTTGAAAAACTCCCACACCTGAAAGTTGCATTTGCACATGGTGGTGGTAGTTTCCCGTCTACAATCGGACGTATTGAACACGGTTTTAATGTGCGGCCCGATTTAGTTGCAGTAGACAATCAAGTAAATCCACGCAATTACCTCGATAAATTTTATCTCGATACCCTTGTGCATGATGAAATGATGATGCAATATTTATTGAAATTATTCGGACCAAATCAACTCGCACTTGGCAGCGATTATCCCTTCCCTTTAGGTGAACATCATCCGGGAAAACTTATCGAATCGTTAGGGCTTGATAATTCCATTCAGGAACGTTTGTTAAACGGTACTGCATTGGAATGGCTGGGTGTTAAAAAAGAACAATTTATTTAA
- a CDS encoding FAD-dependent monooxygenase, whose translation MQHVKSIAIMGAGLVGSLLSMYLKKRGYEVTVYERRPDLRKTGAAGGRSINLAISERGWKGLAGVGMEEEIRKIAIQMPGRMIHDVQGNLSFQPYGKPGQAINSVSRGDLNIALVDAAEKSGITYHFNQRIVETDMAGTYAIMENLETRETYKLQPDLIIGADGAFSLVRYTMLKTERFDYNQTYEAHGYKELTIPAGLGNTWQIEKNALHIWPRKNFMLIALPNMDGSFTCTLFYNLDGEQSFKTLTTEKEVEVFFKTYFADAMELMPTLYQDFFGNPTGLLMTVKCFPWSNGNTMLIGDAAHAIIPFYGQGMNCGFEDCTVLNELMEQYNDDWSKIIPAYQTARKPNSDGIADLAKLNFIEMRDLVADPDFQFKKKIAAKVSEVYPERFIPVYTMVSFSHLPYSEALKEYKRQDEVLSAALNLPEIREKWDTIYFEQIANQLFNQ comes from the coding sequence ATGCAACATGTAAAAAGTATAGCCATTATGGGAGCAGGGCTCGTTGGGTCGCTGTTGAGTATGTATTTGAAAAAACGTGGATACGAAGTAACGGTTTATGAACGCAGACCCGATTTGCGTAAAACCGGTGCAGCAGGTGGCAGATCCATCAATTTGGCGATTAGTGAACGCGGCTGGAAAGGCTTAGCCGGCGTGGGTATGGAAGAGGAAATCAGAAAAATTGCCATCCAAATGCCGGGCCGTATGATTCATGATGTGCAGGGAAACCTCAGTTTTCAGCCTTATGGCAAGCCCGGTCAGGCAATTAATTCGGTTTCAAGGGGCGATTTGAATATAGCTTTGGTTGATGCTGCTGAAAAATCGGGCATTACTTATCATTTTAATCAGCGGATAGTTGAAACCGATATGGCAGGCACGTATGCCATAATGGAAAACCTTGAAACCCGCGAAACATATAAATTACAACCGGATTTGATTATTGGTGCCGATGGCGCTTTTAGTCTGGTGCGTTATACCATGCTGAAAACCGAGCGTTTTGACTATAATCAAACCTATGAAGCACACGGATACAAAGAATTAACCATCCCTGCAGGCCTAGGTAATACCTGGCAAATTGAAAAAAACGCCCTGCATATCTGGCCGAGAAAAAACTTCATGCTGATTGCCTTACCCAATATGGACGGCAGTTTTACCTGCACACTGTTTTATAATCTCGATGGTGAACAGTCATTCAAAACCCTTACCACAGAAAAAGAGGTGGAAGTATTTTTCAAAACATACTTTGCCGATGCTATGGAACTGATGCCTACGTTGTATCAGGACTTTTTTGGCAATCCAACCGGTTTATTAATGACCGTAAAATGTTTCCCATGGAGCAACGGAAACACCATGCTGATAGGGGATGCAGCGCATGCTATTATTCCTTTTTACGGACAAGGGATGAATTGCGGTTTTGAGGATTGTACGGTGTTAAATGAGCTCATGGAGCAGTATAACGACGATTGGAGCAAGATAATACCGGCTTACCAAACAGCACGTAAACCCAATAGCGACGGCATTGCAGATTTGGCGAAGCTGAATTTTATAGAAATGCGGGATTTGGTAGCAGACCCTGATTTCCAGTTCAAGAAAAAAATTGCGGCTAAGGTAAGTGAAGTGTATCCGGAGCGGTTTATTCCGGTTTATACCATGGTTTCATTCAGCCATTTGCCATATAGTGAGGCTTTAAAAGAATACAAACGGCAGGATGAAGTGCTTTCGGCTGCCCTCAATTTACCCGAAATCAGGGAAAAATGGGACACTATCTACTTCGAACAGATTGCTAATCAACTCTTTAATCAATAA
- a CDS encoding GxxExxY protein gives MEYLHSDITQKVIKAYYNVYNKLGYGFLEKVYENAMVIELKSMGLKVEQQVKIKVFYNGQEVGYYIMDIVVENIVGVEIKACEALCVEHTYQLINYLKASQIEVGLLLNFGKDPEIKRKIFRNKLDTSF, from the coding sequence ATGGAATATTTACACAGCGATATCACGCAAAAAGTGATAAAAGCGTATTACAATGTTTACAATAAACTTGGATACGGATTTTTGGAAAAAGTTTATGAAAATGCCATGGTTATTGAATTAAAATCCATGGGGTTAAAAGTTGAACAACAGGTAAAAATAAAAGTATTCTACAATGGCCAGGAAGTAGGATATTATATAATGGATATTGTTGTTGAAAATATTGTAGGTGTTGAAATAAAAGCATGCGAAGCATTATGTGTAGAACATACCTATCAATTAATAAATTATCTAAAAGCATCACAAATTGAAGTTGGATTATTATTAAATTTTGGAAAAGATCCTGAAATCAAAAGAAAAATTTTCCGAAATAAACTAGACACCAGTTTCTAA
- a CDS encoding DUF5011 domain-containing protein yields the protein MRTLFILFTLALVSACAKTDTDSPVLELNTDGSIHYRGTTYNDAGFTVADNHDCNVQNNVEVLNTVDENRYGSYTVTYTVADNAGNQTEEIRVVDIVLPLSDYYNQTWKAYDTCTSGNYDYYGLIQDCDCYGKNVTVGNISNFGLSAAFTLPVSGQFSQFLTLDTTKAAVNFFGTATMNPTADSLKWSYLISDSISTDACTSVWIKM from the coding sequence TTGCGTACTTTATTCATACTGTTTACCCTTGCCCTGGTTAGCGCCTGCGCTAAAACCGATACCGATAGCCCCGTGCTGGAACTAAATACCGATGGTTCAATACATTACCGCGGCACAACCTATAATGACGCGGGTTTTACAGTAGCTGATAACCACGACTGCAACGTGCAAAACAATGTGGAGGTACTAAATACCGTGGATGAAAACAGATATGGCTCCTATACCGTCACCTACACCGTTGCCGATAATGCCGGTAATCAAACCGAAGAAATCCGTGTGGTAGATATCGTTTTACCGCTTAGCGACTACTACAACCAAACTTGGAAAGCTTACGATACCTGCACATCCGGCAATTATGATTATTACGGGCTGATTCAGGATTGTGATTGTTATGGCAAAAATGTTACGGTTGGAAATATCAGCAATTTCGGACTTTCAGCAGCGTTTACCTTGCCGGTGAGCGGACAATTTTCGCAATTTTTAACCCTCGATACCACAAAAGCAGCAGTTAACTTTTTCGGGACAGCAACCATGAACCCCACAGCAGATTCATTAAAATGGAGCTATTTGATATCCGATTCAATTTCAACCGACGCCTGCACATCTGTTTGGATTAAAATGTAA
- the kynU gene encoding kynureninase — protein MLPQFESTLAYAESLDAADELQSFRTQFHIPAVNNKELIYFCGNSLGLQPKSVRAFLEQELTDWQNLGVEGHLHAKNPWLYYHHFLTESTARLVGAKPLEVVVMNSLTVNLNLLMISFYRPTKQRYKIVMEYMAFPSDQYAVENQVKFHGFDANDAIIELMPREGENCIRTEDILSVIEQNKNEIALIMIGGVNYYTGQLFDMQKITAFAKNCSPEIMVGYDLAHAAGNVNLQLHDWQVDFATWCSYKYLNSGPGGTSGVFVHEKHAENDTLPRLSGWWGNDEKTRFKMQKGFFPQPGAAGWQMSNAQVLSMAAHRASLAIFDEAGMKKLTNKSLVLTAYLEYLLLNGKRKDFKIITPSDTTQRGCQLSIVMDKDGKKTFDALTQNGIIADWREPDVIRVAPVPLYNSFKDVFQFAEIFHSV, from the coding sequence ATGTTACCTCAGTTTGAATCAACATTAGCTTATGCAGAAAGTTTAGATGCTGCAGATGAATTACAATCGTTTAGAACACAATTTCATATTCCTGCTGTAAATAATAAGGAATTAATTTATTTCTGTGGTAATTCATTGGGATTGCAACCAAAAAGTGTACGTGCATTTTTGGAACAGGAATTAACCGATTGGCAAAATTTAGGTGTGGAAGGACATCTACACGCAAAAAATCCCTGGTTATATTATCATCATTTTTTAACAGAATCAACTGCGCGATTAGTTGGCGCAAAACCACTTGAAGTGGTGGTAATGAATTCGCTAACTGTGAATTTAAATTTATTAATGATCAGTTTTTATCGCCCAACCAAGCAGCGATATAAAATTGTGATGGAATATATGGCATTTCCGAGTGACCAATATGCCGTTGAAAATCAGGTAAAATTTCATGGTTTTGATGCCAATGATGCCATTATTGAATTAATGCCAAGAGAAGGTGAAAATTGTATCAGAACGGAAGATATTTTATCGGTAATTGAACAAAATAAAAATGAAATTGCATTAATTATGATTGGTGGTGTTAATTATTATACCGGTCAATTATTTGATATGCAAAAAATAACTGCTTTCGCAAAAAATTGTTCGCCTGAAATTATGGTGGGATATGATTTAGCGCATGCAGCAGGTAATGTAAATTTACAATTGCACGACTGGCAGGTTGATTTTGCCACTTGGTGTTCATATAAATATTTAAACTCCGGTCCCGGCGGAACGAGTGGTGTTTTTGTGCATGAAAAACATGCTGAAAATGATACCTTACCGCGCCTTAGCGGATGGTGGGGTAATGATGAAAAAACGCGCTTTAAAATGCAAAAGGGATTTTTTCCGCAACCGGGAGCAGCAGGATGGCAAATGAGTAATGCACAAGTATTATCGATGGCTGCACATCGCGCTTCACTGGCAATTTTTGATGAAGCAGGAATGAAAAAATTAACGAATAAAAGTTTAGTGCTTACTGCTTACCTTGAATATTTATTATTAAACGGAAAAAGAAAAGATTTTAAAATAATTACACCATCGGATACTACACAACGTGGTTGTCAGTTATCGATTGTGATGGATAAAGATGGTAAAAAAACATTTGATGCATTAACACAAAATGGAATTATTGCCGACTGGCGTGAACCTGATGTAATTCGTGTTGCACCTGTTCCTTTATACAATTCATTTAAAGATGTATTTCAATTTGCCGAAATATTTCATTCGGTATAA
- a CDS encoding 3-hydroxyanthranilate 3,4-dioxygenase, which produces MAVAAPFNLKKWIDENRHLLKPPVGNQQVYKANEDFIVMVVGGPNSRKDYHFEDGEELFYQLEGDITVAIQEDGKSREIVIKEGDMFLLPPNVPHSPRRPANTIGLVIERYRTEKEFDSCMWFCEKCNHKLHEETFPLKDIVTQLPAIMNSFYANEQLRTCDNCGYVMEPPK; this is translated from the coding sequence ATGGCAGTAGCAGCACCTTTTAATTTAAAAAAGTGGATAGATGAAAACCGACATTTATTGAAACCACCGGTAGGTAACCAGCAGGTATATAAAGCCAATGAAGATTTTATTGTAATGGTTGTCGGCGGACCGAATTCAAGAAAAGATTATCACTTTGAAGATGGTGAAGAATTATTTTATCAGTTGGAAGGAGATATAACGGTTGCCATTCAGGAAGATGGTAAATCACGTGAAATTGTGATTAAAGAAGGTGATATGTTTTTATTGCCACCAAATGTGCCGCATTCTCCGCGTCGTCCGGCAAATACAATTGGATTAGTGATAGAACGTTATCGCACCGAAAAAGAATTTGATTCCTGTATGTGGTTTTGTGAAAAGTGTAATCATAAATTACATGAAGAAACTTTTCCTTTAAAAGATATCGTAACACAATTACCGGCCATCATGAATTCCTTTTACGCCAACGAACAACTCCGCACCTGCGATAACTGCGGATACGTGATGGAGCCACCGAAGTGA
- a CDS encoding DUF5011 domain-containing protein yields the protein MKTKISMLSIAVIAASTMIFTGCGTEDLSTPTIVLDGDSPMTVVLGDTYTDPGFSATDDEDGDISANVVVDDSEVNTDEIGEYEVSYTVTDEAGNTGTETRIVRVVVGKSNYLGTYQVHEVCDMDGDGIKGEAGVPYEINDYTVTVTAAAGANTLLFENFGAYGDIVVVPVDFLGDLDELLSVDDYNLPGTTIYFNADGEITTATTSAIEFTLDYTAEDTGVIIPCDATFEKL from the coding sequence ATGAAGACTAAAATTTCAATGTTAAGCATTGCGGTTATTGCTGCCTCAACGATGATTTTTACCGGTTGCGGCACCGAGGACCTTTCAACACCAACTATCGTTTTAGACGGTGATTCACCTATGACTGTCGTATTAGGCGACACTTACACAGATCCGGGTTTTTCGGCTACTGATGATGAAGATGGCGATATTTCTGCTAATGTAGTAGTTGATGATTCTGAAGTAAACACCGATGAAATTGGCGAATACGAAGTATCTTATACAGTTACTGACGAAGCAGGAAATACCGGCACTGAAACACGTATTGTTCGCGTGGTTGTTGGTAAATCTAACTACCTTGGAACTTACCAGGTGCACGAAGTTTGTGACATGGACGGCGACGGAATTAAAGGTGAAGCTGGTGTTCCTTACGAAATTAACGATTACACTGTAACTGTTACTGCTGCTGCAGGAGCAAATACTTTGTTATTCGAAAACTTTGGTGCTTACGGCGATATCGTTGTTGTACCGGTTGATTTCTTAGGTGACCTCGACGAATTACTTTCAGTTGACGATTACAACTTACCTGGAACTACCATCTACTTTAACGCAGATGGCGAAATTACAACTGCTACTACCAGCGCAATCGAGTTTACACTTGATTACACTGCGGAAGACACAGGCGTAATTATTCCTTGTGATGCAACTTTCGAAAAATTGTAA